A genomic segment from Clostridiales bacterium encodes:
- a CDS encoding DUF58 domain-containing protein, with translation MTEKIFDSVFLKKIQSIVINTRMPLLEGGSGNRKSKAKGNSVEFSDFKEYTPGDDFRRIDWNAYGRSDRLYIRLSMEEREAMFNIFIDASKSMAFGGKDILSLKIAAVLSCIGLNSLDRVCINAMNGKEIYSSQNVAGNAAFGKCINFLENISFSGGTDIGSCVKGKDFPRKGISIIISDFFTSAGIQDAVKYLMYKRQEVMLVHVLSDEELTPNLEGCIKLLDSETGCVKEVIISSLLLKKYSEKLKNFINEIKECCAKTGASYVLVSGGEPIEKVILHDFKNSGIII, from the coding sequence ATGACGGAGAAAATATTTGACAGCGTTTTTTTAAAAAAGATACAATCCATTGTTATAAACACAAGGATGCCTCTTTTAGAAGGAGGATCAGGAAACCGAAAATCAAAGGCAAAAGGCAACTCTGTGGAATTCTCGGACTTTAAAGAATACACACCCGGAGATGATTTTAGAAGAATAGACTGGAATGCCTACGGAAGATCCGACAGACTCTATATAAGGCTCTCCATGGAGGAGAGGGAAGCTATGTTTAACATATTTATAGACGCCAGCAAATCGATGGCTTTTGGTGGGAAGGATATATTATCTCTTAAAATAGCAGCAGTTTTATCCTGCATAGGATTAAACAGCTTGGACAGAGTGTGCATAAATGCAATGAACGGAAAAGAAATATATTCATCTCAGAATGTGGCAGGTAATGCTGCATTCGGAAAGTGCATAAATTTCCTGGAGAATATATCTTTTTCTGGAGGCACGGATATTGGAAGCTGTGTAAAGGGAAAAGATTTTCCAAGAAAAGGTATCTCAATAATCATCTCAGACTTTTTTACGTCTGCAGGGATACAGGATGCTGTCAAATACTTGATGTATAAAAGGCAGGAAGTGATGCTGGTGCATGTGCTCTCAGACGAGGAACTAACCCCGAACCTCGAGGGGTGTATAAAACTTTTAGACAGTGAAACAGGTTGTGTAAAAGAGGTTATAATTTCCAGCCTTCTTTTAAAAAAGTATTCAGAAAAGCTTAAAAACTTTATAAACGAAATCAAAGAATGCTGTGCCAAAACCGGTGCTTCCTATGTTCTGGTATCCGGCGGCGAACCCATTGAAAAAGTTATACTGCATGACTTCAAGAATTCAGGAATTATAATATGA
- a CDS encoding BatA and WFA domain-containing protein — protein sequence MSFSSPFSFIFLISIPAIILMYILRQKFEEREVSSIYLWEQVLKDTEANTPWQKLKKNLLLFLQILCAVLIVLCLAGPRIFYRGSGKNLIVVIDTTGSMDTKYGETTRLGAAIKKAEGDIKKGGGKFTLISCGANPEIIINSADKNEAISKLKKIKPTNSRGEIKDALSLVKALESRDNESSAIFYTDEEADLSDINGEISYFGGESNNVSLDYISFSIQDNSLKVMVRVTNRTREDLHRDISLYADGRLVDVREIEISANSSKTIYFDGASKDALSLMAEITEKDDLMEDNTIYEVVNGYEKKKALLLTNGNIFIEKAISLFSNIDLYKTSDEDDVTGKYDLYIFDGAVPKEMPKEGSIVFINPPDGNGIINIKGSSKGGRAYIEKNVVTRYIEDASFNILSMKLMDVPYWGNSLIKVDDSTAAVAGEYRGRKICALSFDLHNSDFPLSTEYPIFMYNIISYLLDLGHNSQPSIFCGDNMDISPAADVEAGNIKLPSGKEENIIISFPATSFGNTYENGIYTLLQKSRDKEIKSSFAVNFPSEYESVQKNTAKTSENSLISRSKSYGEDMELPLLIMLLFLLCAEWVVYVHGY from the coding sequence ATGAGTTTTTCTTCTCCTTTTAGCTTTATTTTTTTAATATCCATACCAGCGATAATTTTGATGTATATATTAAGGCAAAAATTCGAAGAGAGGGAAGTTTCGAGCATATACCTGTGGGAACAGGTGCTAAAGGATACAGAGGCAAATACCCCATGGCAGAAACTGAAGAAAAATTTGCTTCTTTTTCTTCAAATATTATGTGCGGTATTAATAGTGCTGTGCCTTGCAGGACCGCGTATATTTTATAGGGGAAGCGGCAAAAACCTGATAGTTGTAATAGATACAACGGGCAGCATGGATACAAAATATGGAGAAACCACAAGGCTCGGTGCGGCCATTAAGAAAGCGGAAGGCGATATAAAAAAGGGCGGTGGGAAATTTACACTCATATCCTGCGGTGCCAATCCGGAGATCATAATAAACTCAGCGGATAAAAATGAGGCCATCTCAAAACTAAAAAAAATAAAACCAACAAATTCGAGAGGAGAAATAAAAGATGCCCTTTCTCTTGTAAAAGCCTTGGAGAGCCGAGATAATGAATCAAGCGCGATATTCTATACGGATGAAGAAGCCGACCTTTCCGATATAAATGGGGAGATTTCATATTTTGGAGGGGAATCAAACAATGTAAGCCTTGACTACATATCGTTTAGCATTCAGGATAACAGCCTTAAGGTAATGGTCAGGGTCACAAACAGGACAAGGGAGGATTTACATAGGGATATATCGCTCTATGCAGATGGAAGACTTGTAGATGTTAGGGAGATTGAAATAAGTGCAAACAGCAGCAAGACGATATATTTTGACGGAGCTTCAAAGGATGCATTATCCCTTATGGCAGAGATAACGGAAAAAGATGACCTTATGGAGGATAACACCATATATGAAGTAGTAAACGGATATGAGAAGAAAAAGGCCCTTCTTCTTACGAATGGAAATATTTTTATAGAAAAAGCCATTTCTCTATTTTCCAATATTGACTTGTACAAAACTTCGGACGAGGATGATGTTACAGGAAAATATGACTTGTATATATTTGATGGGGCAGTTCCTAAAGAAATGCCCAAGGAAGGCAGTATAGTGTTTATAAATCCTCCGGATGGAAATGGTATCATAAATATAAAAGGCAGTAGTAAAGGCGGAAGGGCATATATTGAAAAAAATGTTGTAACAAGATATATAGAAGATGCTTCATTCAACATATTATCAATGAAATTGATGGATGTTCCATACTGGGGAAACAGCCTTATAAAGGTCGATGACAGTACAGCAGCTGTGGCAGGGGAATATAGAGGCAGAAAAATATGTGCCTTATCGTTTGATCTTCATAATAGTGATTTTCCATTATCCACAGAATATCCGATATTTATGTACAATATAATCTCATATCTGCTGGACTTGGGCCATAACAGTCAACCATCGATTTTCTGCGGCGATAACATGGACATAAGCCCTGCGGCAGATGTAGAAGCCGGGAATATAAAGCTTCCCTCAGGGAAAGAAGAAAACATCATAATAAGTTTTCCGGCAACATCCTTTGGCAATACATATGAGAACGGCATATACACCCTGTTACAGAAGAGCAGAGATAAGGAAATAAAAAGCAGTTTTGCAGTGAACTTTCCAAGCGAGTATGAATCTGTACAGAAAAATACGGCTAAAACTTCTGAAAACTCATTAATATCAAGAAGTAAAAGCTATGGCGAAGATATGGAGCTTCCTCTTTTGATCATGCTTTTATTTTTGCTTTGTGCAGAGTGGGTGGTGTATGTGCATGGCTATTAA
- a CDS encoding VWA domain-containing protein, translating to MAIKFLRPYFLLLIPVLFLFVFYSSKKLKNMYGIKKKMILVIRCVLMILLCLALSGVSIRWKARTTATIFAMDCSDSMADNRQMAEDFLKGALSKKPSGDLTGIISFADDSSIESFLSKNPILPKFGEGLQSGNTSIERAVASCISMLPHGDKKRIVLLTDGEENAGNSLKMASSLIGSGVDLKVYKIDRNLKNEAAVESVVVPKTLNIGDKFNAVVNITSTEKCSAKLTLYSGSEKAFEKDVVLEKGNNRFVFKDTADEGGFRSYRAIIEPQLDTMSQNNEASTFTDVKDKPRVLVIEDADGEADEVIKMLEFSGMDYRLVSASSAPGSISDMICYKTIITCNVSAENLKDDFLNSIESYVKDFGGGFIATGGENSFALGGYYKTPIEKVLPVNMEMKGKKEVPAISIMLVIDKSGSMRDGSGGITKVDIAKEAACRVLDSLRQGKDEIGVIAFNDTAFKVVESKKVDDVDKIKDDIGTIRADGGTSIIPALEEGYDTLKKSSAVIKHIILLTDGQAEDSGYENLLENINKDNITVSTVAVGRDSDRKLLQEISKTTGGRNYYTDEFANIPRIFAKEIFLASGSYLNNREFTPNVVCNHSILSGIAEKGLPKLLGYIGASPKDTSRVLLTSDQDDPILTIWQYGLGRSVAWNSDITGKWSANYVSWDKNLKLWQNIINWTIQDYGIDDASLEAVSEGSLGNITFSGGSEGEEIETIATVISPSGEKRNVKLNPVAPGQYGGSFDIKDTGNFMVNVKQMKNGEIVKSAATGLSVQYSSEYSMKRDSSVLDRLVRETGGRYIKKPDEVYKGRIKDITGWTDLTYVLLMLLLFLFLMDIAVRRLNFPVDKIEAFILNLRAKAGNYKKRVKPLTVKKEDKRREHEPNVNSSEKKGKDKNKDIPRENIDVGRLLKARDEKYKNMHLF from the coding sequence ATGGCTATTAAATTTTTAAGACCCTATTTTTTGCTGCTTATACCTGTATTATTTCTATTTGTGTTCTATAGTTCGAAGAAACTTAAGAACATGTATGGTATAAAGAAAAAAATGATATTGGTTATAAGATGTGTACTTATGATACTTTTATGTCTTGCCTTATCCGGCGTCAGCATAAGATGGAAAGCCAGAACCACGGCCACAATATTTGCTATGGATTGTTCCGATAGTATGGCGGATAACAGACAAATGGCGGAGGATTTTTTAAAGGGTGCCTTAAGCAAAAAGCCTTCAGGCGATCTGACAGGTATAATATCCTTTGCAGATGATTCAAGCATAGAATCGTTCCTCTCTAAAAATCCAATTCTACCAAAGTTTGGGGAAGGACTCCAAAGTGGAAATACAAGCATAGAGCGTGCCGTTGCATCTTGTATATCCATGCTTCCTCACGGAGATAAAAAGAGGATAGTGCTGCTTACGGACGGTGAAGAGAATGCGGGAAATTCTCTTAAGATGGCTTCATCTCTGATAGGAAGCGGCGTAGATCTTAAGGTATATAAAATAGACAGAAATCTAAAAAATGAAGCTGCTGTAGAATCGGTAGTGGTTCCGAAGACATTAAACATTGGAGATAAGTTTAATGCCGTCGTGAATATTACAAGCACTGAAAAGTGCAGTGCAAAGCTGACTTTATATAGCGGTAGTGAAAAGGCATTTGAAAAGGATGTGGTCCTTGAGAAGGGTAATAATAGATTTGTGTTTAAGGATACCGCCGACGAAGGAGGGTTTAGAAGTTATAGGGCAATAATTGAGCCTCAGCTGGATACTATGTCCCAGAATAATGAGGCTTCTACATTTACAGATGTTAAAGATAAACCAAGGGTGCTCGTAATAGAAGATGCAGATGGTGAAGCAGATGAAGTTATAAAAATGCTTGAATTTTCAGGTATGGACTACAGGCTGGTCTCTGCTTCTTCTGCTCCAGGCAGTATATCGGATATGATATGTTATAAGACAATTATAACTTGTAATGTTTCCGCAGAAAATCTAAAGGATGATTTTTTAAACTCCATTGAATCATATGTCAAGGATTTTGGCGGGGGTTTCATTGCCACAGGAGGTGAAAATTCTTTTGCTCTTGGCGGGTATTATAAAACGCCGATTGAAAAAGTGCTTCCTGTAAATATGGAGATGAAAGGTAAAAAAGAAGTTCCGGCAATATCCATCATGCTTGTTATAGACAAATCTGGGAGCATGAGGGATGGGAGCGGGGGCATTACGAAAGTGGATATTGCCAAAGAGGCGGCTTGCAGGGTTTTGGATTCACTGCGTCAGGGCAAGGATGAGATAGGCGTAATAGCATTTAACGATACTGCATTTAAGGTAGTCGAGAGTAAAAAGGTAGATGATGTTGATAAAATAAAGGATGATATAGGCACTATAAGGGCCGATGGAGGTACGAGCATAATTCCAGCCCTTGAAGAAGGATATGACACTCTTAAAAAGAGCAGTGCCGTAATAAAACATATAATACTTCTTACAGACGGCCAGGCTGAAGATAGCGGATATGAAAATTTATTGGAAAATATAAATAAGGATAACATAACAGTATCTACGGTAGCTGTTGGAAGGGATTCAGATAGGAAATTGCTGCAGGAAATATCAAAAACTACAGGGGGAAGGAATTATTATACCGATGAATTTGCGAACATACCGAGAATCTTTGCAAAAGAGATTTTCTTAGCCTCCGGATCATATTTAAATAACAGGGAATTCACTCCAAACGTAGTTTGTAACCACAGTATACTGTCAGGTATAGCTGAAAAAGGGCTGCCAAAACTTTTAGGGTATATAGGTGCAAGCCCAAAAGATACTTCAAGAGTGCTCCTTACAAGTGATCAGGATGACCCGATACTTACTATATGGCAGTATGGACTTGGGCGTTCCGTAGCATGGAACTCAGACATAACCGGCAAGTGGAGTGCAAATTATGTATCTTGGGATAAAAATTTAAAGCTCTGGCAAAATATAATAAACTGGACAATACAAGACTATGGGATAGATGATGCATCTCTCGAGGCCGTATCAGAGGGGAGTTTGGGGAATATTACATTTTCAGGCGGCAGTGAAGGAGAAGAAATTGAGACAATAGCAACCGTAATATCACCGTCCGGTGAAAAAAGGAATGTAAAATTGAATCCTGTAGCCCCCGGACAGTATGGGGGCAGCTTTGATATAAAAGATACGGGCAACTTCATGGTGAATGTGAAGCAGATGAAAAATGGAGAAATCGTAAAATCTGCCGCTACGGGACTTTCAGTACAGTATTCTTCAGAGTACAGTATGAAAAGGGATAGTAGTGTTCTTGACAGATTGGTCAGGGAAACGGGAGGAAGATATATAAAAAAACCAGATGAAGTATATAAAGGCAGGATAAAGGATATTACAGGATGGACGGATCTAACATATGTGCTTCTTATGTTATTGCTTTTCTTATTTTTGATGGATATAGCTGTCAGACGATTGAATTTTCCTGTAGATAAAATTGAAGCCTTTATACTGAATTTGAGGGCAAAAGCCGGAAACTATAAGAAGCGTGTTAAGCCATTAACTGTGAAAAAGGAAGATAAAAGAAGAGAGCACGAACCGAACGTGAATAGCAGCGAGAAAAAAGGCAAGGATAAAAATAAGGATATTCCAAGGGAGAACATAGATGTCGGCAGGCTTTTGAAGGCGAGAGATGAAAAATATAAGAATATGCATCTTTTTTAA
- a CDS encoding cyclic-di-AMP receptor yields the protein MKLVLSIIHDEDAYRVMEKLNSKGFSNTKLCSSGGFLRAGNTTLLCGVKDEDLDSVIEIIKGESQSRKKATNKNTQAGTKLPKEVVVGGATVFVMDVERFEKL from the coding sequence TTGAAACTTGTTTTATCAATAATACATGATGAAGATGCCTACAGGGTTATGGAAAAGTTAAACAGCAAGGGGTTCAGCAATACAAAGCTTTGCTCCTCAGGCGGTTTTTTGAGGGCCGGAAATACGACGCTTCTTTGCGGCGTAAAGGATGAAGATCTGGATAGCGTTATAGAGATAATCAAAGGCGAGTCGCAGAGCAGAAAAAAGGCGACAAATAAGAATACGCAGGCAGGGACTAAGTTGCCCAAAGAAGTAGTTGTCGGCGGAGCTACCGTTTTTGTTATGGATGTCGAAAGGTTTGAAAAGTTATGA
- a CDS encoding cyclic-di-AMP receptor, translated as MKLIIAVVNNADSKNIIDELNEKGFKVTKFCSSGGFLKVGNTTLLTGVRKSKVDEAINIIKRNSTYKSYHIDYRKEAFLTDGYAAWHSYSMDEDNLLQDDMPASWVGDKTSGTVIFVINIKRYEKVINLLDN; from the coding sequence ATGAAACTCATAATTGCTGTGGTAAATAACGCCGATAGCAAAAATATAATAGATGAACTCAATGAAAAGGGCTTTAAGGTCACAAAATTTTGCTCTTCAGGCGGATTTTTAAAAGTCGGAAATACTACATTGCTTACAGGTGTAAGAAAAAGTAAAGTGGATGAAGCCATAAATATAATAAAAAGAAACTCGACATATAAGAGCTACCATATAGATTACAGGAAAGAAGCATTTTTAACAGATGGCTATGCGGCATGGCATTCATATAGTATGGATGAAGACAACCTGCTTCAGGATGATATGCCTGCAAGCTGGGTCGGGGATAAAACCAGCGGCACAGTTATCTTTGTAATCAACATAAAAAGGTATGAAAAGGTTATCAATCTTCTTGATAATTAA
- a CDS encoding PRK06851 family protein, with the protein MSNIGKIRKVFLGGNTSRGFYSFYYNNILPQEEANRIFIIKGGPGIGKSTFMKKIAAQMLMRGYDVEYLQCSSDNNSLDGIVIPEIKVALVDGTSPHIVDPVNPGAVDEIINLGKYWNVSKLEAAKSEIININKRTSRLFNISYSLLKEAKVAYDEWKSYIKEIIDSTRYNELLKTLEDNVFNTAGYNFESKPCYRHLFASAITPQGLKNYIDTLINAGMKSYAVEGEPGSGVKEMIAMIAQDAEKRGLSAELFHCPFEPEYIDMVIIKDINTVILNTSKPLHYNVQKVDGLRIEDRINLNVCIKGELINEYKEDMEDAKKRFYALIAKAIEHLYMAKTAHDAMERYYIPSMDFKKIDLERDGILDRILNYVK; encoded by the coding sequence ATGTCAAATATAGGCAAAATAAGGAAAGTCTTTCTGGGAGGTAACACCAGCCGTGGATTTTACTCATTTTATTATAACAATATACTGCCACAGGAAGAGGCTAACAGGATATTTATTATTAAAGGGGGTCCCGGAATCGGCAAATCTACCTTTATGAAAAAAATTGCGGCACAAATGCTCATGCGTGGATATGATGTCGAGTACCTGCAGTGTTCCTCAGACAACAATTCATTGGATGGCATAGTAATACCGGAAATTAAAGTTGCATTGGTTGACGGTACGTCCCCCCACATAGTAGATCCTGTAAATCCCGGGGCTGTTGATGAAATAATCAATCTTGGCAAATATTGGAATGTGTCTAAGCTAGAAGCGGCAAAAAGTGAAATAATCAACATAAACAAGCGAACATCAAGACTTTTTAACATATCCTACAGTCTCTTAAAAGAAGCAAAAGTCGCATATGATGAATGGAAAAGCTATATAAAAGAGATTATCGACAGCACAAGATATAATGAATTGTTGAAAACACTTGAGGACAATGTATTTAATACTGCAGGATATAATTTTGAAAGCAAACCATGTTACAGGCATCTCTTTGCTTCAGCGATAACTCCTCAGGGACTTAAAAATTATATAGACACTCTCATCAACGCCGGCATGAAAAGCTATGCCGTTGAAGGAGAACCGGGAAGCGGCGTCAAGGAAATGATCGCGATGATCGCACAGGATGCTGAAAAGCGCGGCCTATCGGCAGAATTGTTTCACTGTCCATTTGAACCTGAATATATAGACATGGTCATTATCAAAGATATAAATACGGTAATTCTTAATACATCAAAGCCGCTACACTATAATGTACAAAAAGTCGATGGTTTAAGAATTGAAGATAGAATAAATTTAAACGTATGCATAAAAGGAGAACTGATAAACGAATATAAAGAGGACATGGAAGATGCGAAAAAAAGGTTTTATGCCCTTATTGCAAAGGCCATAGAACATTTATATATGGCAAAAACGGCTCATGATGCTATGGAGAGATATTATATACCTTCAATGGACTTTAAAAAAATTGATCTTGAGAGAGATGGAATACTCGATAGAATATTGAACTATGTAAAATAA
- a CDS encoding M20 family metallopeptidase, with translation MKQEVSDFIKLMKDELIGISKYIYENPETGFKEFKAQDILTKTLGKYGFSVEKNFIGLGTEFKATFGSGSPSIAYLCEYDALPGIGHGCGHNLIATMGLGAAVGLSKVINGIGGKVVVFGTPAEETSGAKVTMVEKGAFKDIDAAIIVHPSDSTHQSGTSLAIDAIEFTFIGKPAHAAANPENGINALNACIETFNMINALRQHVKSDVRIHGIIAEGGVAANIVPERAVARFYVRALDRSYLNEVVEKVKNCARAAAMAVGAKIEIRNYELSYDNMITNNSLSAIFTRNLKECGVTDIKGSDRSMGSIDMGNVSHVVPSIHPYIKICREGIAGHTREFAQATVEKLAGENIIKAACAMALTGYDLITDKNLLSEVKEEFQRQKSLS, from the coding sequence GTGAAACAGGAAGTCTCAGATTTTATAAAGCTTATGAAAGATGAACTTATCGGGATAAGCAAGTATATATATGAAAATCCGGAAACAGGCTTCAAAGAATTTAAAGCTCAGGATATACTTACAAAGACCCTCGGGAAGTATGGCTTTAGCGTAGAAAAAAATTTTATAGGCCTTGGCACTGAATTTAAGGCTACCTTCGGAAGCGGTTCCCCTTCCATTGCATATCTGTGTGAATATGATGCCCTCCCGGGCATCGGCCATGGCTGCGGCCACAATCTTATCGCTACGATGGGATTGGGAGCGGCAGTTGGCCTCAGCAAAGTGATAAATGGAATAGGCGGAAAAGTAGTCGTATTCGGCACCCCTGCCGAAGAGACAAGCGGAGCAAAAGTTACGATGGTAGAAAAGGGAGCCTTTAAAGACATAGATGCGGCTATTATTGTACATCCTTCTGATTCGACACATCAGAGTGGTACATCCCTTGCAATCGATGCAATTGAATTTACATTTATAGGCAAACCGGCTCACGCAGCGGCAAACCCCGAAAATGGAATAAATGCATTGAACGCATGCATTGAAACATTTAACATGATAAATGCACTCAGGCAACATGTTAAATCCGATGTCAGAATACACGGCATAATAGCCGAAGGTGGAGTTGCAGCAAACATTGTTCCCGAAAGGGCAGTCGCAAGATTTTATGTAAGAGCCCTGGACAGGTCTTACCTAAATGAAGTTGTTGAAAAAGTCAAAAACTGCGCAAGGGCCGCTGCAATGGCAGTTGGAGCGAAAATTGAAATCAGGAATTATGAACTATCCTATGATAACATGATTACAAACAATTCCCTATCCGCTATTTTCACCCGTAATTTAAAAGAATGCGGCGTAACAGACATAAAGGGTTCCGACAGAAGTATGGGTTCAATCGATATGGGGAATGTAAGCCACGTTGTCCCATCGATACATCCGTATATAAAAATATGCAGAGAAGGTATAGCAGGCCATACGAGGGAGTTCGCGCAGGCTACCGTAGAGAAACTTGCAGGTGAAAACATAATAAAAGCCGCATGCGCAATGGCACTTACCGGATACGATTTAATAACTGATAAGAATCTTTTATCGGAAGTAAAAGAAGAATTTCAAAGGCAAAAGAGCCTGTCTTAA
- a CDS encoding sigma factor G inhibitor Gin: MSVSKRCFICNKYSDNGITLLGKFICGECEQTLVNTDMSSEIYDKYKELIKEIYKSKAVK; this comes from the coding sequence ATGTCCGTTTCTAAAAGATGCTTCATATGCAATAAGTATTCCGACAATGGTATAACGCTCTTGGGGAAATTCATATGTGGCGAATGTGAGCAAACTCTGGTAAATACAGATATGAGCAGTGAAATATATGATAAATATAAAGAATTAATTAAAGAAATATATAAATCAAAAGCTGTAAAATAA
- a CDS encoding aminotransferase class I/II-fold pyridoxal phosphate-dependent enzyme, whose amino-acid sequence MINRTPLYDGLVNYMNEKNVSFHMPGHKNGRGILKIKEKPDFKDNLIFIDQTEVPGLDNLHAPEGIIKEAQEYAARAFRSDYTYFLVNGTTCGVYSMILGVTNDKDKIIVPRNSHRSVAGALIIGGLWPVYYQPDVDLEKGIAVSVSCKAIEKAIKENPDAKAVLVTNPTFYGTCSDIEAIAELVHKNNMVLLVDEAHGAHLPFNRKLPICAMDAGADVAVESIHKTLSSFTQSSMLHIRKGRVDVEKIEFMLRLTQTTSPSYLLMASLDLARYQMEEHGSELLDNLLDMVQSFRERVNSIPDIYCFGKEIIGQYNITDVDLTKVTINFKNFGIAGTRIARILRNEYKIQVELSDLYNILAIGTIADEREDYDRLYNAILDISKKHSSERKVKSIPQLEWKMPYQALSPREAVYEPMEMIDFKHSEGRISADIIAPYPPGIPVILPGEIITSDIIENLLTVKEAGIKINGPRDQKLEKVAVIK is encoded by the coding sequence TTGATAAACAGAACGCCGCTTTACGATGGACTTGTAAATTATATGAATGAAAAAAATGTTTCTTTTCATATGCCGGGGCATAAAAACGGGAGAGGGATATTAAAGATTAAAGAAAAACCGGATTTCAAGGATAACCTTATTTTTATCGATCAAACGGAAGTACCGGGTCTTGATAACCTGCATGCTCCCGAGGGAATAATAAAAGAGGCACAGGAATATGCCGCAAGGGCATTCAGATCCGACTATACTTATTTTCTGGTAAATGGAACAACATGCGGAGTATATTCCATGATACTTGGAGTAACGAACGACAAAGACAAGATAATAGTGCCGAGAAACAGCCACAGGTCTGTCGCAGGAGCATTGATAATAGGAGGGTTGTGGCCTGTATATTATCAACCTGATGTTGATTTGGAAAAAGGAATAGCCGTTTCTGTTTCTTGTAAAGCAATTGAAAAGGCTATCAAAGAAAATCCCGATGCGAAAGCGGTGCTTGTCACAAATCCTACATTTTACGGGACATGTTCGGATATTGAAGCCATAGCTGAGCTTGTTCATAAAAATAACATGGTTCTTTTAGTAGATGAAGCTCATGGAGCCCATCTTCCATTTAATAGAAAACTCCCCATATGCGCGATGGATGCCGGCGCGGATGTAGCGGTAGAAAGCATTCATAAGACTCTTTCCTCATTTACCCAAAGTTCTATGCTGCACATAAGAAAGGGCAGGGTGGATGTTGAAAAGATAGAATTTATGCTGAGGCTTACACAGACAACGAGTCCGTCATATCTTCTTATGGCAAGCCTCGATCTTGCAAGATATCAAATGGAAGAACACGGCAGTGAGCTTTTGGATAATTTGCTCGATATGGTACAAAGTTTCAGGGAAAGGGTAAATAGTATTCCTGATATTTATTGCTTTGGGAAGGAAATAATAGGTCAATATAATATAACGGATGTCGATCTTACGAAGGTTACAATTAATTTTAAAAATTTCGGAATAGCAGGAACTAGGATTGCTCGAATCCTAAGAAATGAATATAAGATCCAGGTAGAATTGAGCGATCTATATAATATACTCGCAATAGGTACCATAGCAGATGAGAGGGAAGATTACGACAGATTATATAATGCGATACTCGATATATCAAAAAAACATAGCAGCGAGAGAAAAGTCAAAAGTATACCGCAGTTAGAATGGAAAATGCCTTATCAGGCCTTGAGCCCGAGAGAAGCTGTATACGAACCGATGGAGATGATAGATTTCAAACACAGCGAGGGAAGGATAAGCGCTGATATTATTGCTCCATATCCCCCTGGAATTCCGGTTATTTTACCGGGGGAGATTATCACAAGCGATATTATTGAAAATTTATTGACAGTAAAGGAAGCAGGCATAAAGATAAACGGCCCGCGGGATCAGAAGCTTGAAAAGGTTGCTGTAATAAAATAA
- the tmk gene encoding dTMP kinase: MKRGYFITMEGPDGSGKSTQIEMLKAYFIDKGYEVIVTREPGGTMISEKIRKIILDTENTGMCPVTEALLYAASRAQLVFEVIKPAISKGKIVICDRYIDSSIVYQGIGRGLGADMVMSINTPAIQNIMPDITFLFDIDPQVALNRKINTSKADRLELEDIKFHKIVYNGYREIAKNNKRIKIINADRDVYAINKDIINCIKEHLKS, encoded by the coding sequence ATGAAAAGAGGATATTTTATAACGATGGAAGGGCCCGATGGGTCGGGGAAAAGCACTCAGATTGAGATGCTGAAGGCTTATTTTATCGACAAGGGATATGAGGTTATTGTAACCCGGGAACCTGGAGGTACAATGATAAGTGAAAAGATAAGGAAGATAATACTTGATACTGAAAATACCGGCATGTGCCCTGTGACCGAGGCCCTTTTATATGCGGCATCGAGGGCACAGCTTGTCTTTGAAGTTATCAAACCGGCAATATCGAAGGGGAAGATAGTCATATGCGATAGGTATATCGATTCGTCCATAGTATACCAAGGGATAGGAAGAGGACTTGGAGCGGATATGGTAATGTCGATCAATACTCCTGCCATACAAAATATAATGCCGGATATAACATTTTTATTTGATATAGACCCGCAGGTGGCCTTGAATAGAAAAATTAATACTTCAAAAGCAGACAGGCTTGAACTTGAAGATATAAAATTTCATAAAATAGTATATAATGGATATAGGGAGATAGCAAAAAATAATAAAAGGATAAAAATAATAAATGCCGACAGGGATGTTTATGCGATTAATAAAGATATAATAAATTGTATAAAAGAGCACTTAAAATCATGA